A genomic segment from Corylus avellana chromosome ca5, CavTom2PMs-1.0 encodes:
- the LOC132181677 gene encoding uncharacterized protein LOC132181677: MAAITAVQICRTWGFDSTLFVGDAQLVVEAVQQGARGWSRRHPLLEDLHHHLRELSHWKIAYSGREANRPAHELARMATKSVMDAMWVVDPPLCIQNLLLNQLPVCMLNLFVMISHRRKINCSILSASWLLSSILFLYIFFLFSCRVDYCYATDTLKKGEWITDDGNQTTLVSSGGTFELGFFTPINSSSHNRYFGIWYHKWDQQTVVWVANRADPILNGSTGTFGIAEDGNLKVLDTTGKQDYWSVDFGSSSTNRTVKLMDSGNLVFSDEDDQSATSLWESFQNPTDTVLPGMNISEFLSLTSWKSDGDPGFGQFMFNRNLEVIGGGVHFVATFTLSQKIVTQEWITGEVVGYEAAQIKCPMTYITCYQIGAIAGILVTKG, translated from the exons ATGGCAGCTATTACTGCTGTCCAAATCTGCCGAACCTGGGGTTTTGATAGCACGTTGTTTGTGGGTGATGCACAGCTGGTAGTGGAAGCAGTTCAGCAGGGGGCGCGAGGTTGGAGTAGGCGGCACCCTCTTCTCGAAGACCTTCACCATCATCTGCGTGAATTGTCACACTGGAAGATAGCTTACAGTGGAAGGGAGGCCAATCGGCCAGCACATGAGCTTGCAAGAATGGCAACTAAAAGTGTAATGGATGCTATGTGGGTTGTTGACCCTCCTCTCTGTATTCAGAACCTTCTG ttAAATCAGTTACCTGTCTGCATGCTTAATTTGTTCGTAATGATAAGCCATAGAAGAAAAATCAACTGTAGTATATTGTCTGCAAGTTGGTTGCTGTCTTCCATCTTGTTCTTGTACATATTCTTCTTGTTTTCCTGTCGTGTGGATTATTGCTATGCCACAGATACTTTAAAGAAGGGCGAGTGGATTACTGACGATGGAAATCAAACAACCCTTGTCTCCAGTGGCGGAACGTTTGAACTGGGATTCTTTACCCCTATCAACAGCTCTAGCCACAATAGATACTTTGGGATTTGGTATCACAAATGGGATCAACAAACAGTTGTATGGGTTGCCAACCGAGCCGACCCAATACTTAACGGTTCCACTGGAACTTTTGGAATCGCAGAAGATGGCAACCTCAAGGTATTGGATACCACTGGAAAACAAGATTATTGGTCTGTGGATTTTGGTTCCTCGTCTACAAATCGGACTGTGAAGCTCATGGATTCTGGAAACCTAGTCTTTAGCGATGAAGATGATCAATCGGCGACGAGTCTATGGGAGAGCTTCCAAAATCCAACTGATACAGTTCTTCCAGGTATGAACATCTCTGAATTCCTGTCATTGACTTCATGGAAAAGCGATGGTGACCCGGGATTTGGGCAGTTCATGTTTAATCGAAATCTAGAAGTGATTGGGGGGGGGGTGCATTTCGTGGCTACGTTTACGTTATCTCAAAAGATCGTGACACAGGAGTGGATTACTGGAGAAGTAGTTGGATACGAGGCAGCTCAGATAAAATGCCCGATGACATATATAACTTGTTATCAAATAGGAGCAATCGCGGGAATTTTAGTTACGAAAGGATAG
- the LOC132181315 gene encoding G-type lectin S-receptor-like serine/threonine-protein kinase At4g03230 produces the protein MQLTLIVMIPLIVVFLLTSAIVCIYLWRRKMAKTQENQRKRALRALDNEKHIKDLIDSGEFTEEEKKDIDVPFFDLESIIVATNSFSDANKLGGGLWAGLQGNIFRRSTNCFKEALMCLTTRLTRI, from the exons atGCAGTTGACTCTGATTGTCATGATACCTCTGATAGTAGTGTTTCTTCTCACAAGTGCAattgtttgtatatatttgtGGAGAAGAAAGATGGCCAAGACACAAG aaaatcaaagaaagcgAGCACTTCGTGCATTAGACAATGAAAAACATATCAAAGACTTGATAGACTCGGGTGAATTcacagaagaagagaagaaagacaTAGATGTACCATTTTTTGATTTGGAAAGCATTATCGTAGCTACAAATAGTTTCTCAGATGCAAACAAGCTTGGAGGGGGGCTATGGGCCGGTTTACAAG GGAACATTTTCAGGAGGTCAACAAATTGCTTTAAAGAGGCTCTCATGTGTCTCACGACAAGGCTTacaagaatttaa
- the LOC132181676 gene encoding G-type lectin S-receptor-like serine/threonine-protein kinase At4g03230 encodes MSYTGELQYYRSSGVDQLGNWSLIWRKPEDKYCSIYNFCGNFGSCNINNRPLVCKCLPGFHPNFPKDWDNSRDFSGGCTRNSRLFDERDMFLSLNMMKVSNEDYYVAVPNDTTCRRLCLNNNQCQAYSSPHPVCIIWTSDLSDLQEEYIGGFNLSIRVAKSDIDTLKKGEWITDDGNQTTLVSSGGTFELGFFTPINSSSHSRYFEIWYHKWDQQTVVWVANRGDPILNGSTGTFGIAEDGNLKVLDTTGKQDYWSVVFDSSSTNRTVKLMDSGNLVFSDEDNQSATSLWESFQNPTDTVLPGMNISEFLSLTSWKSDGDPGFGQFMFNRNLEVIGGGAFRGYVYVISKDRDTGVDYWRILSELGCGPAGKLVFDLEKAGRQIL; translated from the exons ATGAGTTATACGGGGGAATTACAGTACTATCGGAGCTCGGGTGTGGACCAGCTGGGAAATTGGTCTTTGATTTGGAGAAAGCCGGAAGACAAATATTGTAGCATTTACAATTTTTGTGGGAATTTCGGCAGCTGCAATATTAACAATAGGCCACTCGTATGCAAATGTTTACCCGGGTTCCACCCTAATTTCCCTAAAGATTGGGATAATTCTCGAGATTTTTCTGGTGGGTGCACAAGAAATTCGAGATTATTTGACGAAAGAGACATGTTCTTGAGCTTAAATATGATGAAAGTGAGCAACGAAGACTATTATGTAGCGGTTCCGAATGATACAACATGCAGAAGGCTGTGCCTTAACAACAACCAGTGCCAGGCTTATTCAAGTCCGCACCCAGTATGCATTATTTGGACTTCGGATCTAAGTGATCTTCAAGAGGAGTACATAGGCGGTTTTAACCTCTCTATCCGCGTTGCGAAATCTGATATAG ATACTTTAAAGAAGGGCGAGTGGATTACTGACGATGGAAATCAAACAACCCTTGTCTCCAGTGGAGGAACGTTTGAACTGGGATTCTTTACCCCTATCAACAGCTCTAGCCACAGTAGATACTTTGAGATTTGGTATCACAAATGGGATCAACAAACAGTTGTATGGGTTGCCAACCGAGGCGACCCAATACTTAACGGTTCCACTGGAACTTTTGGAATCGCAGAAGATGGCAACCTCAAGGTATTGGATACCACTGGAAAACAAGATTATTGGTCTGTGGTTTTTGATTCCTCGTCTACAAATCGGACTGTGAAGCTCATGGATTCTGGAAACCTAGTCTTTAGCGATGAAGATAATCAATCGGCGACGAGTCTATGGGAGAGCTTCCAAAATCCAACTGATACAGTTCTTCCAGGTATGAACATCTCTGAATTCCTGTCATTGACTTCATGGAAAAGCGATGGTGACCCGGGATTTGGGCAGTTCATGTTTAATCGAAATCTAGAAGTGATTGGGGGGGGTGCATTTCGTGGCTACGTTTACGTTATCTCAAAAGATCGTGACACAGGAGTGGATTACTGGAGAA TACTATCGGAGCTTGGGTGTGGACCAGCTGGGAAATTGGTCTTTGATTTGGAGAAAGCCGGAAGACAAATATTGTAG
- the LOC132181678 gene encoding uncharacterized protein LOC132181678 → MAVKLDMSKAYDRVEWRFLAAAMKGMGFDERWIRLIMMCVTSTKYAILVNGSPWGNIIPSRGLRQGDPISPYLFLICAEALSAMLTNAHYDRRLSGVPTSRRGPLISHLFFADDSLLFCRSTQSQWQAMTEILKIYEGASGQKMNENKTSIFFSKNTPFGDRRQILELAGIPSTQRYEKYLRLPTLVGKSRTAAFRSIIERIWKRLQDWKLQFLSQAGKEVWRMWESPDSFIAKIMKAKYFPNCSILDAPKGKRPSFAWRSIQSTCDIVREGLIWRVGNGEKIRIWQDKWLHNPNDYMIQSQPTVLAPTARVCELVDRDTKWWKTNLIEQIFSPAEVKMILAIPLSSRNQEDCMVWRGTVKGEFSVRSAYHLQKKKEEEGRGECSIRSSSRAVWKLIWKLKVPSVEQNFLWKACQDILPTRENLHKRHIIDDPGCPICGLEVETVFHILWRCPSAMDVWGEGDRKFQKSSLNGPQFVQVVERMFQVCNLDEMRLFVGLARRIWLRRNEVIHGGSFASPKELLIRTRGALLDFQQANETPVVPGIPARPVQRTYWTGSVTARPQREDDYGKKSHTTGLS, encoded by the exons ATGGCGGTCAAGCTCGACATGAGCAAGGCTTACGACCGGGTAGAATGGAGATTTTTGGCGGCAGCTATGAAGGGTATGGGCTTTGACGAGCGGTGGATTAGATTGATTATGATGTGTGTAACCTCGACAAAGTATGCAATTTTGGTTAATGGTTCTCCTTGGGGCAATATAATTCCTTCAAGAGGCCTAAGACAGGGAGACCCTATATCTCCATATCTGTTCCTAATCTGTGCGGAGGCGCTAAGTGCCATGTTGACAAATGCCCATTATGACAGGAGGCTGTCGGGTGTTCCTACCTCCCGACGAGGTCCCCTTATTAGTCACCTgttttttgcagatgacagtTTACTATTTTGCAGGTCTACTCAATCCCAATGGCAGGCCATGACGGAGATTTTGAAGATATATGAAGGGGCATCCGgacaaaaaatgaatgaaaataagACCTCCATCTTTTTCAGTAAAAATACTCCATTTGGGGATCGTCGACAGATTTTGGAGTTAGCTGGAATACCCTCCACTCAAcgatatgaaaaatatttgaggTTACCAACACTTGTGGGGAAATCGAGAACGGCGGCTTTTCGAAGCATTATCGAGCGGATATGGAAACGCCTCCAAGACTGGAAACTTCAGTTCCTCTCTCAAGCTGGAAAAGAG GTGTGGAGAATGTGGGAGTCGCCGGACAGCTTTATTGCAAAAATTATGAAAGCAAAGTACTTCCCAAACTGTTCTATCCTAGATGCCCCAAAGGGGAAACGGCCTTCTTTTGCTTGGCGGAGCATCCAAAGCACGTGTGATATCGTTCGGGAGGGTCTTATATGGAGAGTGGGAAATGGGGAGAAGATTCGCATATGGCAAGACAAATGGCTTCACAATCCGAACGACTACATGATACAATCCCAACCGACAGTGCTTGCCCCGACGGCTCGGGTGTGTGAACTTGTGGATAGAGACACCAAATGGTGGAAAACCAACCTCATCGAACAGATTTTTTCTCCGGCAGAAGTTAAAATGATTCTAGCCATCCCCCTTAGTAGCAGAAATCAAGAAGATTGTATGGTGTGGAGGGGTACGGTGAAGGGGGAATTTTCGGTTCGCAGTGCTTACCATTTGCAAAAGAAGAAGGAGGAAGAGGGACGTGGAGAATGCTCAATACGCAGTTCTAGTAGAGCCGTGTGGAAGCTGATCTGGAAATTAAAGGTACCAAGTGtggaacaaaattttctttggaAGGCTTGCCAGGATATATTACCCACCAGAGAAAACCTCCACAAGCGACACATCATAGACGACCCAGGGTGCCCTATATGTGGCCTAGAGGTTGAGACGGTCTTCCATATTCTATGGAGATGCCCATCAGCTATGGATGTGTGGGGTGAAGGGGATCGTAAATTTCAGAAAAGCTCCCTCAATGGTCCTCAATTTGTCCAAGTTGTGGAAAGAATGTTCCAAGTATGTAATCTGGATGAAATGAGACTGTTCGTTGGATTGGCAAGGCGGATATGGTTACGAAGAAATGAGGTGATACATGGAGGTTCTTTTGCCTCTCCGAAAGAGCTGCTTATACGTACAAGGGGGGCTCTATTAGATTTCCAACAAGCCAACGAGACGCCAGTTGTGCCGGGGATACCAGCCAGGCCAGTTCAG AGGACTTATTGGACTGGGAGTGTTACTGCGAGACCACAAAGGGAAGATGATTATGGCAAGAAGTCTCACACGACGGGGTTATCTTAG
- the LOC132181314 gene encoding G-type lectin S-receptor-like serine/threonine-protein kinase At4g03230, giving the protein MDSGNLIFSDDDDDDQSVTSHWESFQNPTTDTFLPGMNIDEFPSLTSWKRDGDPGQGQFTFKQDQAESNYIISEKQERGYWRSSWIGSSPDDTPNDIVSLLSNWSNIGNYSYERLVMNYTGELQYYRSSGVDQGNWSSIWRKPDDKYCSIYNFCGNFGSCNINNSPIVCKCLPGFHPTNPWNWNSRDFSDGCTRNSTSLDKSDMSLSLKMMQVSKPELSLDSIGNETYCRKKCLTNSQCRTYSYGYLDLIQKNYDSFFLACNIWISDLSDLQDRGAHKRS; this is encoded by the coding sequence ATGGATTCTGGAAACCTGATCTTTagcgatgatgatgatgatgaccaGTCGGTGACGAGTCACTGGGAGAGCTTTCAAAATCCAACGACTGATACATTTCTTCCAGGTATGAACATAGATGAATTCCCGTCATTGACTTCATGGAAACGCGATGGTGACCCGGGACAGGGGCAGTTCACGTTTAAGCAAGATCAAGCAGAGAGCAACTACATTATCTCAGAAAAGCAAGAACGCGGTTATTGGAGAAGTAGTTGGATAGGAAGCAGCCCAGATGACACGCCCAATGACATTGTAAGCTTGTTATCAAATTGGAGTAATATCGGGAATTATAGTTACGAAAGGTTAGTGATGAATTATACGGGGGAATTACAGTACTATCGGAGCTCGGGTGTGGACCAGGGAAATTGGTCTTCGATTTGGAGAAAGCCGGACGACAAATATTGTAGCATTTACAATTTTTGTGGGAATTTCGGCAGCTGCAATATTAACAATAGCCCAATCGTATGCAAATGTTTGCCCGGGTTCCATCCTACTAACCCGTGGAATTGGAATTCTAGAGATTTCTCGGATGGGTGCACCAGAAATTCAACATCATTGGACAAGAGCGACATGTCCTTGAGCTTAAAGATGATGCAAGTGAGCAAGCCAGAGCTTTCTTTAGATTCCATAGGCAATGAAACATATTGCAGAAAGAAGTGTCTGACCAACAGCCAATGCCGAACTTATTCATATGGTTATTTAGATTTAATACAGAAAAACTACGATTCGTTTTTTCTTGCCTGCAATATTTGGATTTCGGATTTAAGTGATCTCCAAGATCGAGGAGCACACAAACGGTCTTAA